Within Topomyia yanbarensis strain Yona2022 chromosome 2, ASM3024719v1, whole genome shotgun sequence, the genomic segment TCGTACTCAGCCAACATAAACTTAGATGTGAAAATGGCCTGTGAACCGTGTCtacgttcttgcaaagtatgTAGTCCTAATAGCCTCTAACGGTTTTCATTCCAAGGAAATTAACGTAAAGCATGTTGTGTAAACTTGCACTGGACAGCTTCAATCCTTTCACCCACGTTGCACGATAAGGGCATAAGACGATATTTGCACATTCCAACTGCGAGCGCACCAGTGAGCGATAGAAAGACTTAAAACACAAAGGATTCCGAAATTCGCAggaaattttgaacataaaacccaGCAGTCGATTTGCTTTGTCAATAGTTACTGATAAGTGAATGGTATAAGCCAGACTTTCATCAAGAATAACGCCTAGATCTTTTACGTGCTCAACGCATTTCAGCTGAATTTCAGCGTTGTTGCAGTTGAAATTAAGCATGTACCTTTGATgatgaaaactgatgacaaaacatttcgcGAATCTAAGGATCAACGTGTTTCTTTGACACAATTTGTAAAATGAGTCAATGAgacattgtaacaaaatttaaatccacctagtggtgcaattgtgcctttctcatttctccaaactatgatccATGACAAGTGTTCAATATAATTTTTGAAATGTGTATTACATAAAGTAATGAGTCTATTTTCGGCATGTTTtatatcaccctacccatttgaagccgttgattAGAAcggcgtctgccatctttgttcaacgcattagctcaaaaggCAGGTTGACAGTTGGGACGATTCGAATTTTCGTTGCGCCGAAATACGAGGATTTCATTATTTTCAGggcatttcgtcgctgttgtgctatcttatgacaaacgccattttggggtaaactgagttagatataccACATACCTTgcctaaaaaatctctacaaggtggcgttttcagaattttgatattctgcttggttactgagatatagcgagaaacgcgctgcgaaatttttaattttttgcttcaaatgactgtgtctgaggattggctcaagttatcttgaagCATATgaggtttttatgtgtaaaactatctgagaaacacaatggtataatcattttcaaaacaaaatcacAAGAATTgtgagtttcaattttaaactggaaatatagcatatttggcaacactgtaaccaaaaattactatttttttacattccctgacttatttccttcaaaatgcatcccaCCGATTggttatagaccaaatgaagccaaagatatgaataaaagttaataatgagttgatgatttttttctatggaaaattttccatgcacgattatgaaacaccatacaaattttgtcatcaatacacacctatgacacgtgtgagtgcgatttttgtttacatttatagtaaaaactcgcaacatagtcaaccgatctacgTAATATTTGAGAGGTTAATACAGAATAGAAAGACGCATCAATTGCCTTCTTtgtattgtttataccatttctaagtttcaagatattcaatctcaaactttaaaaatagtttttctcgaaattcgCTAAATGGCACTTATCATAAGATaccacaacagcgacgatttgtgttattagattggttTTTAACAACGAAGTAAAGCTTTTGATACACATTTATACACATTCCATCCATTGCATAGCGAGGGGAGAATTTGGGATGTATGGGGTGATGGTCTAAGGGTGGTGTAATGAGGGGTGATCTGAGGGGGTTTTTAAGGTGATGATTACGGGGGGAGGGTGATCAGTgggtaacccctctccgaaCATTCCTAACTTCGTTTGATGTATTTCCAACGAGATCGGTgcaaatataaagacaaatcgagCTGTATCATAAACTCAGAAAGAAATGAAGGTGGGTTCCTGGTTATTACCTGAATAACAGTAAATAACCCTTGGATTCTGAGGATAAATTGtaaaatgagaccacagatttCAGAcgatcatttattcaatttatttttttttctttgccaTTTCTACCGTTGCCTTgcattgtgacgatgattttggcggattgcacactgacttcatcatgtttgaatgctgattatctaataagagttgcttaggaaatggtaagtaggaattcataccaatccgacccatattaaaacctcaacagcatgatagccatcattgccggccgcccccatctccaccgttcacggggaaggataaaggataaggtagacaggaagtgttgatgcttcaCCTACTTAACAGAAgtacgacgattcatcagactcttccataggtgtcgcggagttggtagtttggaagggtgtcaggtctaggattcgctccaagcaagcgatgcgacctgtaaagcatattttattaggtagttgtttagttagtcttcgagtgcacaatcactcgaaaaagagaagatcttgtttagtttttggtttttttaaactctgggcagccggctaccgagagtatactatgttccctaaacaaaagcaatttgaactccacacagccgaccgtgggagtattgcctagaaaagctaatcttatctgcgtaatgggccggatcactattcattgcaacagtatttcgctacttcttctcaacgatatatttattggcttgaaaactaccaagtgataACATATTgcacaggcaaaaatagcgcgagatgttataaatcaaggaaagtatttcttattttccatatcggattgattgtggaatacaagtatgcgagcgataataacgaacactgaagggaaatataaaggactgttaacctgatgcacgggcttgttagcaataacggagcttgaaattaggttcataaaaacagacgcggcgaattttcaatacgtattgacccgtgatcatagatactagtcagattattcgtattggggctaatttccgatcaactattcatttttacggcaatgttttctcggctagatctgttcgcaccctctcattctgatactatcggcagaaggctgatagcacccagtcatCGCCGGTCTAaagaccaaatgtcatcaatagacttagactcgcgtggaggcatgagataggaaacatgtgagaattttgttatcccaccgtttgacgacctatttttttctttgccaTTTTTACCTcgcataaaccaaattttcggataaaaaatagttgtttttacaaatttgcatcacgtATTGTTATAAGATCTAgagtttctttttcaaaatcgagctaattttattgtaCAAACGGAAATCGCCgtattttttcagaaatctCTTCTCCAATCTGATATTTTTCACAGcatctcaataaaaagtaaaaagatcagttgccagactcctaacaagtagatttcataacattggaacacttctcacttcacattcctgcgttatgaacgaaacgaaaaggtggcaatatagttgccatcGCTTTATAAAGGGTTAAGACTATAAGAATATGAGAATCGAGTCAGTAGTATATGAGAAACAGGCGTGAATCTAATTTCGGAACGTGGCCATTTCCTCGATTTTCGGGAATACTGAATGTCAATGTGGTCGAAGAGccatttatttgcaattattggATTGGACCaacaattttcaacaatttaaatctcatttcaattagttttgaattatttacacacttaatttttttgctgcatctcagcttttttgcatcttttgccgaaatatcaacagctgagattcagcaaacattattttttgctgagatctcagtaaaagtgacgtttgagttctgagactcggaaaatatttcaccgaaaatcagcaagcTAATTTCACCtcactgagatatcagtttctaaattttctgACTACACAGCTATTGGGAAATTACCGAGCCGAATTCAGTGTGTGTATATACATTGTTTCAAATAAAAACCACATAATTCCAAAGGAGCGGTGGAAATCAATCATTGTTATGCATGTTTCTGGgagtgagtaaaaaaatcaatgcAATCCAAGAAAGTTTTGATTCTTAGGTTTTCACTCCTGGATTTGGCTCCTCCTGTTCACTAcggtttgtgattcttgtttTGTCGCCGCTTATAGaacaaatttaatttcaaacttaGCTAACAGTTCTTCGAGATTTGTACGTTTAATTTCTCAATTATTCCAGCAGCACGtatattagagtgacaggaaaaaatgacccctatcggcccacctctgagtcgattaCGGGTCCCACAAGAAGTACTtggaccaaatttgaagcaaatcggacaagtctagctaccggaccaacgtgcctgaagtttgtatgggatttttcgacaatttacacggAGAaaccccactagctcgcattttgtgacctgtgatttcttaggtcacaatatcgtagctttggtcactgagcccagcttgtatatatttgtaaatattgttatttttttgtcgtataaataaataacagtgtacggtctatcccgtgtatttgacgacgcctgttctttgtttatacattgaaattattgttcgtaaatgtctaagtagaatttaaacgtcaaaccgttactactccgtgcttgcatgtttgagtcgcgtttaagttctgcttaatagcccaggttggtgtcaaatgtacgtttcgttatttatttgttcagagatttatttacttatttatttatttatatatttatgtgcttatttatttatttatttatatttgttatttattttgcttgtttatttattattcattttgttattatattcgttataattgttcattataaaaaaaaatcaaggaaacaagTACCGCACGTTTAGCATGTCAATACATTGTACTAAAATTTGAGCATATTTCGTGACACCAaccaaaacgataaaatttttgtaaatgtcaaccgtcatcgtcctgtcatctcatcatcaccgtcatcaaatgcggggtgggatgcgaggaggcgcggtgggtatattttggaaaacggaCAGGGCAAGGATAAAATCTACCGCGAAAAAGGAATGCGGTCTCTAATAGTGAATTGACCCGGAGGAGTGACGACCAGCAGCAGCTAGTCATACGCCCATTGTGACCGTGCGTTTCTTCTGTAAAAAAGTTTGTGTCGATCCGTAGGATCTTGTTGACCGTTCAGAACATCCACACGATCGTTTGGTTCTGTTCGGTTGCTCGAGCGGGATAAGTGTGGCTACCGgtttttttgtgaattaacGACGTCCGACGCGAGTGCACAAAAACGGTCAGTGATTGGCAAGCCAAAAACGCCATTGTGGACGCCTTTACCCAAGTACCGGTAGGGTAGGGTCCATTCGACCGAAAAACGTTGAAAATCCCGCTCGATTGATAGACACTCGTGTGTGAAAAGTGCGCGCAGTACCACTCCCCGGGTCCCGTAGTGAAACGCAGGCCTCCGCTACGAATAGGTCGAATTGCTGCTTCATCTGGAGTCCCCCGTCGCCATCGTCCGTTTGTTCCTGCACCACCATCGAAGCCCATCCCGCATCCAGCCTGAAGAAAGTCGACCAACGATCATCACGGCCGCAACGGTATCGCCAGGAGAAAGTTTTGGTCAATAAAAGTGCGCaagtaaaaattcaaaaatattttctgtttgttttcaaaagaataattaataataaattacaagtgTAAGGTCTCTATATACAAGTTgtgtcgtccattttgtttatagTGTAGTCCTTTTTGGTACTTGTTTCCGCCGAAAATTATTTACGATTCGTTCAGTGACcatagtgtgggaagaaaagtccgcccagtgtgaatttctccaggagACAATAGTGAAACGACCCTAATAGCTGGTGAGTACAGTGTGGCCCCACCACCACAAATAAACGTTACGAAACCGATACGtaacaattggcgcccaacgcaaaataaaagaaaaagtgaTTTGTTTCCAAGACCAGAAGCAAATCCCTTTTTCGTTGTGTCTCCCGGAGAAATTCAATTCACATTGTTCACTTCATTAATCGCGAAGTCATTGGGTCGATATCCAAACTTGAAGTTGATCCTGAAAGTTAATTATGATTAGTGGAATTGCGAATTGTAGCGAGTGATGAAAAATTGTATATCTGGCACGCCGTCGTTTGCTAGTGCTtgagtagaaaaattgatcGTTTGTTTTGAACATATTTCATACACAGGTAGCATTGATCGGATTGAATTTGACATTTACTAATACCATTACATTTGTTTCTTGTCgggtttttgtttacttttctagCGGGTGTTAAAACTATTTGTGGTTTGTGataaatttgttattttttgcctttttataCAATGGCAATGGCACAGCTCACATTCGATCAAGCTAGTGAGTTGATCCAAGGTTGGTATTTTGATATGAGTGTGGAGTTTTTAGCCGACGATGAACTGAATTATGAACTGACTGCCCGTTCTGTCAGTTTGTCTATCGGTCTCGATCGCTCACGAAAACGCAAGTGGCTGCGAGACCAATTGAAGGTGGAAAGGGATGATCCGTCGGGAAAATGCCCACGAAGAGTAGTGGGTGATCCTACTGTGGAAGTCGAGGTTTGTACGCATAAGTTTAAAGAGTTAAAAGGTTGTTTGGAACAGGAGGATTTAGAGGAAAAGAAGGTTTGTTTTACTAGAATGGTACATGTCGGTATGCGTTTAGTGACTGTGTTAAGGGACTCGCGGGGGTCGCCTAACCTGCATAGTCAGTTGCAAAATACGGTAGTTGAGTTAGCGGAGATTGTTGATAATTTCTTTCGGGGTACTGCTTCGTCTTCACAGGGGGATCAGCAAGAGGGAAATGATCTTTTAGCTCTGTTGGATGCAGACAAGGCAGATGAAAATCCTAGACCGAGAGTTTCCGTTCTCAGTCAGGATGATCTTGAGTGGATCCATTCGTTGCAAGCGAGAATTACGGATCTAGAAGCCGATTTAGCTCGACGAAGAGAAGTAAAAGATGCTGTAACTCAAACTCTTCCCGATCATGCTCAATTTACTTCATATTCACAACACCCCGATACAAATTtcagaacatttcaaaactataattttccgCCAACAAAGCCTTCCAATTCATTCGATACTTCATCTAGTTaccataattttcaaaatatcccagATCGTACATTACATTCTAACAATATACCAATTCCCAACAATACATACAATATTCCCTATCATCCGACGAGAATTTCTAATCCTACTGGAGCAAATCCCGAGATGTACAACCATGCTTCGGCTATCCCATCTTTCCCTAAACGAAATTCACCTCCCATGTATAGTGGTGTTCTACACAATCCGTACCCCGCACCGTACCACAACCGTCACACTCTTCCTGTGTCCAAATGGAACATCACTAAATACAGTGGTGACGATCAAGGGCTGAAGCTAAATGAGTTTTTGGAAATTGTACAGGCTTTATCCCAAGCTGAGCATGTGTCGGAGGTCGAGCTTTTCGAGTCGGCTGTGCATTTGTTTGTTGGTTCAGCGCTCAAGTGGTATATGGCACAAAGAACCACTGGTAGATTGATGAATTGGCAGCATTTGGTATTTGAATTAAAACGCACCTACATGCACCCTGATTTGGACGCGTtgatcaaaatgaaaatttaccagCGTCGTCAACAAAAACATGAATCTTTCCACGAGTACTATTTCGAAATCGAGAAACTGTTCAGAACCATGAGTGTTCAGATTCCCGATTACGAAAAAGTACAGATTCTACAGCAGAATATGCGAGTAGACTACAAGCGACAAATGACATTTATTCCGATAGTCGACCTTGAAACACTTGTTGCTGCTGGACAGAAATTAGATGCATTAAATTTCTCGGCATACAACAAGGTTTTCGGGACGGACAGGAATGTCCAAGTGGTCGAAAGCTCTGAAAAcaattcgaagaaaaaaaacaagaaccAATCCCAGACTCAACAGGTGATAGATCAAACCGCAGCAGTGTCTCAGGtcaaccaaaatagaaacagTTCACACACATCCACTAATTCGTCTCGTCCCAatcaacttttcaacaaaaacaaccAATCCTTACCGAACACCCAAACGAGTCAAAATTCGTATCAAAATACCGCCCGACCAGACCCGGTCGCGGTGCCATCTGGGTTCAATTCTCGTCCACAGTTCACGTTGGAAGAATTGATAAACACGCACATTCCCCCACCGGCCAATACCTGCTACAATTGCGGGAGGATTGGTCATCACGTAGCGATGTGTAGACAGCCTCGGGGCATATTTTGCAGTACGTGCGGTCTTCGCGGTTTTCCGACTAACTATTGCccgttttgtttaaaaaacggaCCAAACGCGAACCAAAATCGTCGTTCGCAGACACCCAACGCGTAAGTCAAGACCGTTTTCTTCAACGTACGCCTCCCCCTTACTGGGTGCAGGCCACCAGAGATATTTACCCAGAGTCTACGGAAATTCTGCAAATTACCTACCCTGTCCCCCACGACAACCGGCCGTACGCACACGTAAAGATTTACGGTTACCCGGTACGTGCTCTCTTGGACAGCGGTAGCAATCACACGCTTATCAGCGAATCTCTTTTCTctaaattaaaattcaaaaagttgCATCGCCCTTCCAAAAACGTGATTCTACGGTCTGCAAGTGGAGACGAACTGCAAATTAAAGGTCAGGCTCATCTTCCATTTGCCTTCCAAGGATGTGTGAAAATAGTTCCTACTTTGGTAGTTGCAAATCTGTCCATAGATTGTATCTGCGGAATGGATTTTTGgaggaaattcaaaattcagccCGCGATGCAAAACTGTGGAGGGATTGAGTCCACTGCGTCGGCATCTATTACCGAACACCCTAGTTCTGCAAATATTTTGACCGATGATGAAATTATGGTGATCGAGAACgtcaaaaaacttttccttcctGCTCAAGAAGGGAAATTGACCCTGACCAACCGAGCTCAGCATCGTATCGTGTTGGGAGAGGAATGGAAAAATAAACCACCAGTCCGCCAGTTTCCATACGTGATGTCTCCGAAGACGCAGGATCTGGTAGCCGTCGAGCTGGAACGACTGTTGGGTTTAGGGATTTTGGAACGGAGCAactcggattggtcgcttaactGTGTGCCGGTCATCAAGCCCAACAAAGTTCGGCTCTGTTTGGACGCGCGCAAGATTAACGAGCGGACTGT encodes:
- the LOC131679923 gene encoding uncharacterized protein LOC131679923 → MAMAQLTFDQASELIQGWYFDMSVEFLADDELNYELTARSVSLSIGLDRSRKRKWLRDQLKVERDDPSGKCPRRVVGDPTVEVEVCTHKFKELKGCLEQEDLEEKKVCFTRMVHVGMRLVTVLRDSRGSPNLHSQLQNTVVELAEIVDNFFRGTASSSQGDQQEGNDLLALLDADKADENPRPRVSVLSQDDLEWIHSLQARITDLEADLARRREVKDAVTQTLPDHAQFTSYSQHPDTNFRTFQNYNFPPTKPSNSFDTSSSYHNFQNIPDRTLHSNNIPIPNNTYNIPYHPTRISNPTGANPEMYNHASAIPSFPKRNSPPMYSGVLHNPYPAPYHNRHTLPVSKWNITKYSGDDQGLKLNEFLEIVQALSQAEHVSEVELFESAVHLFVGSALKWYMAQRTTGRLMNWQHLVFELKRTYMHPDLDALIKMKIYQRRQQKHESFHEYYFEIEKLFRTMSVQIPDYEKVQILQQNMRVDYKRQMTFIPIVDLETLVAAGQKLDALNFSAYNKVFGTDRNVQVVESSENNSKKKNKNQSQTQQVIDQTAAVSQVNQNRNSSHTSTNSSRPNQLFNKNNQSLPNTQTSQNSYQNTARPDPVAVPSGFNSRPQFTLEELINTHIPPPANTCYNCGRIGHHVAMCRQPRGIFCNTQRVSQDRFLQRTPPPYWVQATRDIYPESTEILQITYPVPHDNRPYAHVKIYGYPVRALLDSGSNHTLISESLFSKLKFKKLHRPSKNVILRSASGDELQIKGQAHLPFAFQGCVKIVPTLVVANLSIDCICGMDFWRKFKIQPAMQNCGGIESTASASITEHPSSANILTDDEIMVIENVKKLFLPAQEGKLTLTNRAQHRIVLGEEWKNKPPVRQFPYVMSPKTQDLVAVELERLLGLGILERSNSDWSLNCVPVIKPNKVRLCLDARKINERTVRDAYPLPHPGRILGQLPKAKYLSTIDLSEAFLQVPLDQESRKYTAFCVQGKGLFQYTRMPFGLINSPATLARLMDNVLGHGMLEPYVFVYLDDIVVVTETFEHHERLLVEIARRLREANLSINLEKSKFGVSEIPFLGYLLNTDGLRANPEKVRPIVEYERPNTVTKLRRFLGMANYYRRFILDFSGVTAALTNLLQSKTKTIRWNDDAEQAFCEIKERLISSPVLGSPDFSKEFCIQTDASDVAVAGVLTQEQDGVERVISFYSHKLTTPQKNYHAAEKEALAAILAIDAFRGYIEGYHFTLITDSSALTHILSTKWKVGSRCSRWALNLQQFDMTVKHRKGKENVVPDALSRSIAAVQESSWYASMSDKVARRPNDFVDFKIDDGKLFKFITVNDNPCDTRFEWKMIPPPTEVPNILRQYHDDYFHPGYDKTLARIRQRFYWPKMAVEIRRYVQQCGMCKEVKASSVPVAPAMGNMKIATRPWQIVSADFIGPLPRTRRGSQHILVVCDYFSKWVMVQPVRNVSSAPMCAILKDQWFLRNSVPEVIITDNGSSFISKEFKELLDRFKVAHWLNSRYHSQANPVERVNRTINAAIRTYVREDQRLWDTRVSEIEMVLNTSVHSSTGFTPYFINHGHEYSEVGTDHLLTRLDVKLTSEEMEERRSKMFERIYDLVRKNLVKAHNASQHRYNLRHRKFSKSFVDGQLVYRRNMKPSSAAQNYNAKYGQQFLPCRIKAKIGSSSYELEDLKGKSLGIWPAAHLKPG